From the Thermococcus guaymasensis DSM 11113 genome, one window contains:
- a CDS encoding phosphoglycolate phosphatase, protein MGKIKVISLDIDGTITYRDRTLSIEALKAIRLAEKLGVPVMLVTGNSVPFAEAAAVFIGTSGPVIAEDGGVLSLKGEGTMRERVFLTDMDEEWILWSELKKRYPEAKLSYSTMERKAGLVILRTLPVEAVRDLIKELGLNLIAVDSGFAIHVKKPWINKGAGIERACEYLGISPKEVAHVGDGENDLDAFRVVGYRVAIAQAPESLKEKADYVTQKPYGDGGAEAIVHILRKFGYLGGGDEDSSGDP, encoded by the coding sequence ATGGGGAAGATAAAGGTCATATCGCTCGACATAGACGGCACGATAACCTACCGCGACAGGACTCTCAGCATTGAGGCTCTGAAGGCTATAAGGCTCGCCGAGAAGCTTGGTGTTCCCGTCATGCTCGTCACTGGAAACTCCGTTCCCTTTGCCGAGGCAGCGGCGGTCTTTATCGGCACGAGCGGACCGGTAATAGCGGAGGACGGTGGGGTACTCTCGCTGAAGGGCGAGGGGACAATGAGGGAGCGTGTTTTCCTCACGGACATGGACGAGGAGTGGATACTCTGGAGTGAGCTGAAGAAACGCTACCCTGAGGCAAAGCTGAGCTACTCAACGATGGAGAGGAAAGCGGGCCTTGTCATTCTTCGGACCCTTCCGGTCGAGGCCGTTAGAGACCTCATCAAGGAGCTCGGACTCAACCTTATCGCGGTTGATTCCGGCTTTGCAATCCACGTAAAGAAACCGTGGATAAACAAGGGGGCTGGCATAGAGAGGGCCTGCGAGTACCTCGGAATAAGCCCCAAGGAAGTCGCTCACGTCGGCGACGGCGAGAACGATTTGGATGCCTTCCGCGTCGTTGGATATAGGGTGGCAATCGCCCAGGCGCCTGAGAGCCTCAAGGAAAAAGCAGACTACGTAACCCAGAAGCCCTACGGCGACGGCGGAGCGGAGGCGATAGTCCACATCCTCAGGAAGTTCGGCTATCTGGGTGGGGGAGATGAGGATTCGTCCGGCGACCCTTGA
- a CDS encoding segregation and condensation protein A, giving the protein MESRFETEITPVDILLQLVKMGKVDPWNIDIVDLTEKYIKMLREMQELDLRVSARAILAASILVRMKTEALLSEDEEQKEEENEERIRVDVEPLAPPIRRSERYYTFDDLIEALMDALEEAERRKPRKKKKENIEEQVFVVDDFRVDIEKHVYRLHNIVVRLYREKKEPIRFWDLVFDPSPKIVARTFLYLLFLSNMGKVDLIQEEPFGEILVVPTGEEPN; this is encoded by the coding sequence ATGGAATCGAGGTTTGAAACCGAGATAACGCCCGTGGATATACTCCTCCAGCTCGTCAAGATGGGGAAGGTTGACCCCTGGAACATAGACATCGTTGACCTGACTGAGAAGTACATAAAGATGCTCCGCGAGATGCAGGAGCTTGATCTCCGAGTCTCCGCGAGGGCTATTTTGGCCGCTTCAATCCTCGTCAGGATGAAGACTGAGGCTCTGCTAAGTGAGGACGAAGAACAGAAGGAAGAAGAAAACGAGGAAAGGATCCGTGTGGACGTTGAGCCCCTCGCACCACCTATAAGGAGATCGGAGCGCTACTACACCTTTGACGACCTCATCGAAGCATTAATGGACGCACTCGAAGAAGCAGAGAGGAGAAAGCCGAGGAAGAAAAAGAAGGAGAACATTGAGGAGCAGGTCTTCGTTGTCGATGACTTCCGCGTTGACATCGAGAAGCACGTCTACAGACTGCACAACATAGTTGTCAGGTTGTACAGGGAAAAGAAAGAGCCCATAAGGTTCTGGGATCTGGTCTTTGACCCTAGCCCGAAGATCGTGGCCCGGACTTTCCTGTACCTGCTCTTCCTTTCCAACATGGGGAAGGTGGATCTCATTCAGGAGGAGCCCTTCGGGGAGATCCTGGTCGTGCCCACAGGGGAGGAACCCAACTAA
- a CDS encoding M20 metallopeptidase family protein — protein MPFNPVLEAEKIKDLIISWRRDFHMHPELKYEEERTSKIVEENLREWGYRIKRVGTGIIADIGEGEKTIALRADMDALPIQEENDVPYKSRIPGKMHACGHDAHTAMLLGAGKIISEHIDKFNGRIRLIFQPAEEGGNGALKMIEGGALEGIDAIFGFHVWMDLPSGVIGIREGPFLAGAGIFGGKLVGKGGHGASPHETKDPVPALAELVLAYQTIVSRNVNPIETGVVSVTSVHAGTAFNVIPETAEFKGTFRFFKPEIGELIKKRMDEIARGVAIAHNLEYELKIDELTPPTINDPEMARFARKVAEKYGLKYGEVPPTMGAEDFSFYLQRVPGAFLALGIRNEEKGIIYPHHHPKFDVDEDVLHLGTAMEVSLALEFLR, from the coding sequence ATGCCCTTCAACCCGGTTCTTGAAGCGGAGAAGATTAAGGACTTGATAATCTCCTGGAGAAGGGACTTCCACATGCACCCTGAACTTAAGTACGAAGAGGAGAGGACTTCGAAGATTGTTGAGGAGAACCTTCGCGAGTGGGGGTACAGGATAAAGCGCGTTGGAACCGGAATAATAGCCGACATCGGGGAAGGCGAGAAAACAATAGCCCTGAGAGCCGATATGGACGCCCTTCCCATCCAGGAGGAAAACGACGTCCCCTACAAGTCCCGCATCCCCGGAAAGATGCACGCCTGCGGCCACGACGCCCACACTGCCATGCTCTTAGGCGCGGGCAAGATAATCTCCGAGCACATTGATAAGTTCAACGGCAGGATAAGGCTAATTTTCCAGCCGGCGGAGGAGGGCGGAAACGGAGCGTTGAAGATGATAGAAGGGGGTGCGCTGGAGGGGATCGATGCGATCTTCGGCTTTCACGTCTGGATGGACCTTCCGAGCGGTGTGATAGGGATAAGAGAAGGGCCGTTCCTGGCAGGTGCGGGCATCTTCGGCGGAAAACTCGTTGGGAAAGGCGGTCATGGGGCATCACCTCACGAGACAAAAGACCCAGTGCCAGCGCTCGCCGAGCTGGTTCTGGCGTACCAGACCATAGTCAGCAGGAACGTTAACCCCATTGAGACCGGCGTCGTGAGTGTTACGTCAGTCCACGCGGGGACGGCTTTTAACGTTATCCCGGAGACGGCAGAATTCAAGGGCACCTTCAGGTTCTTCAAGCCGGAAATAGGCGAGCTGATAAAGAAGAGAATGGACGAAATTGCCAGGGGTGTGGCCATTGCCCACAACCTTGAGTACGAGCTCAAGATTGACGAGCTGACACCGCCTACAATCAACGACCCCGAGATGGCAAGGTTCGCGCGGAAGGTCGCGGAAAAGTACGGCCTGAAGTACGGTGAGGTTCCACCCACGATGGGCGCGGAGGATTTCTCGTTCTATCTCCAGAGGGTTCCGGGAGCGTTTTTGGCCCTGGGAATAAGGAACGAGGAGAAGGGCATTATCTACCCGCACCACCATCCAAAGTTCGACGTCGACGAGGACGTTCTCCACCTTGGAACTGCAATGGAGGTTTCCCTGGCCCTTGAGTTCCTCAGGTGA
- a CDS encoding GIY-YIG nuclease family protein — translation MKGSYFLVIRLGEEKVIRTKGRAFELKPGYYVYVGSAMNSLEKRVARHFRREKKLHWHIDYLLKEAELLRAYLIPSEVKLEEKLSLEVSRFGEAVPGFGAGDVKVNTNLYRFEGEPDEILRGILRKMGLDWKTVKSGEETYLTGEKNARNRQG, via the coding sequence ATGAAGGGCTCGTATTTCCTTGTCATCCGGCTTGGCGAGGAGAAAGTGATACGCACAAAGGGAAGAGCCTTTGAGCTTAAGCCTGGTTACTACGTCTACGTCGGCTCCGCAATGAATTCCCTCGAAAAGCGCGTCGCAAGGCATTTCAGGAGGGAGAAAAAGCTTCACTGGCACATAGACTACCTTCTCAAAGAGGCGGAGCTTCTGAGGGCATATCTGATTCCCAGCGAGGTCAAGCTTGAGGAAAAGCTCTCGCTGGAGGTTTCCCGCTTCGGCGAAGCAGTTCCCGGCTTTGGGGCAGGCGATGTCAAAGTGAACACAAACCTATACCGCTTTGAGGGAGAGCCGGACGAGATCTTGAGGGGAATCCTCAGGAAGATGGGTTTGGACTGGAAAACCGTTAAAAGCGGTGAGGAAACTTATTTAACAGGTGAGAAAAATGCTCGAAATAGGCAAGGTTGA
- a CDS encoding DUF2095 family protein, which translates to MDEEKERREKRRPADDFAWQEYDREEFERMFPALARELEEGEGLEIDAYRVSPEEGEELAEPRSFAGYNPTIIDFLRRCETDDEALEIINWMESRGEITPEIAKELRITLAKKGVRAFGPKKEWGWYEKHGR; encoded by the coding sequence ATGGACGAAGAAAAAGAAAGAAGGGAAAAGAGAAGGCCCGCTGATGATTTTGCCTGGCAGGAATACGACAGGGAGGAATTTGAGAGGATGTTTCCTGCCCTTGCGAGAGAGCTGGAGGAAGGAGAGGGCCTTGAGATAGACGCATACCGGGTCTCGCCCGAAGAAGGGGAAGAGCTGGCGGAGCCGAGAAGCTTTGCCGGCTACAACCCGACGATCATAGACTTCCTCAGGAGATGCGAGACCGACGATGAGGCCCTTGAGATAATCAACTGGATGGAGAGCAGGGGCGAGATAACGCCCGAAATCGCGAAAGAGCTCCGGATAACGCTCGCAAAGAAAGGTGTCAGGGCGTTTGGGCCGAAGAAGGAGTGGGGCTGGTACGAAAAGCACGGCAGATGA
- a CDS encoding GNAT family N-acetyltransferase has protein sequence MRIRPATLEDVRGIVGVHTAGGKLSGGIYDRYIRGGPWMAPETLAIHLNNLLLDDQLVAVAELDGKIVGEVEVLFSEEPIGGKVRRTAHIDVIEVHPDYRGRGVGRALMGFVEDVAREQGAEMLTTQPDEDARGFYERLGFDVELFRGRTVWIPVSSRAEDANVRPLEFSWDEVRDLELVAGRFQSSYSMYFSAFKDSIAGIHYTVESGKAGDSFYALRNLPGRDGVALFLWGRVEDLRAVLGRAKLLGFERILTVLAEDLEVAGTKEVGKIEILAKRLT, from the coding sequence ATGAGGATTCGTCCGGCGACCCTTGAAGACGTTCGCGGGATAGTTGGGGTTCACACTGCTGGCGGGAAGTTAAGCGGCGGCATTTACGACCGCTACATTCGGGGCGGGCCGTGGATGGCCCCCGAGACGCTCGCAATTCACCTCAACAACCTCCTGCTCGACGACCAGCTCGTGGCCGTTGCGGAGCTTGACGGAAAGATCGTCGGCGAAGTCGAGGTTCTCTTTTCAGAAGAGCCCATCGGTGGAAAAGTCAGAAGAACCGCCCACATCGACGTCATCGAAGTCCACCCAGATTACAGGGGCAGGGGAGTTGGAAGAGCGCTCATGGGGTTTGTCGAGGACGTGGCCAGGGAACAAGGGGCTGAGATGCTGACGACCCAGCCAGACGAGGATGCGAGGGGCTTCTACGAGAGATTGGGCTTTGATGTTGAGCTCTTCAGGGGCAGGACGGTGTGGATTCCTGTGAGCAGTAGGGCGGAAGATGCAAACGTAAGACCTCTTGAGTTCAGCTGGGATGAGGTTAGAGACCTCGAACTGGTCGCCGGCCGCTTCCAAAGCTCCTACAGCATGTACTTTTCAGCGTTTAAGGACAGCATAGCGGGGATTCACTACACCGTTGAAAGCGGAAAGGCCGGTGACTCCTTTTATGCCCTCAGAAACCTGCCGGGAAGGGACGGTGTTGCCCTCTTCCTCTGGGGAAGGGTTGAGGACTTGAGGGCAGTTCTCGGTAGGGCAAAGCTCCTGGGCTTCGAGAGGATACTGACGGTGCTCGCGGAGGATTTAGAAGTCGCAGGCACGAAAGAGGTCGGAAAAATAGAGATACTGGCGAAAAGGCTCACCTGA
- a CDS encoding geranylgeranylglyceryl/heptaprenylglyceryl phosphate synthase, with the protein MLEIGKVERYIHEKLKKEKLHFVLLDPDDVPPETAGKIAEMSEAVGVDAIMVGGSTGAEGEVLDGVVKAIKESSSLPVILFPGSHGGISKYADAIFFMSLLNSRNPFFITGSQALGAFTVKRYGIEPIPMAYLIIEPGETVGWVGDAKPIPRHKPKIAAAYALAGQYLGMRLVYLEAGSGAPQPVPPEMIALVKRVIDVPLIVGGGVRTKEQARKAVEAGADIIVTGTAVEKAGSIEKAREKLEELNSGVKR; encoded by the coding sequence ATGCTCGAAATAGGCAAGGTTGAGCGCTACATTCACGAGAAGCTGAAGAAGGAAAAGCTCCACTTCGTTCTCCTCGACCCGGACGATGTTCCGCCGGAGACTGCTGGAAAAATAGCCGAGATGAGCGAGGCCGTTGGCGTTGACGCGATAATGGTGGGTGGCTCGACCGGGGCAGAAGGAGAAGTGCTCGACGGAGTCGTTAAGGCAATAAAGGAGTCCTCAAGTCTGCCGGTTATCCTCTTCCCAGGCTCGCACGGCGGAATAAGCAAGTACGCGGACGCGATATTCTTCATGAGCCTCCTCAACTCAAGAAACCCATTCTTCATAACTGGCTCTCAGGCATTGGGGGCCTTTACGGTCAAGCGCTACGGCATAGAGCCGATTCCGATGGCGTATCTCATCATCGAGCCCGGAGAGACCGTCGGGTGGGTCGGCGACGCCAAGCCCATACCAAGGCACAAGCCGAAGATCGCCGCCGCGTACGCCTTAGCCGGCCAGTACCTTGGAATGCGCCTCGTCTACCTCGAAGCCGGCAGTGGGGCGCCGCAGCCCGTCCCGCCCGAGATGATTGCCCTCGTGAAGCGCGTTATAGACGTCCCGCTCATCGTTGGCGGCGGGGTAAGGACTAAGGAGCAGGCGAGGAAAGCCGTCGAAGCCGGGGCGGACATCATCGTCACCGGGACGGCGGTGGAGAAGGCAGGCTCAATTGAGAAGGCGAGGGAGAAGCTGGAGGAGCTAAATTCTGGAGTCAAGAGGTAG
- the smc gene encoding chromosome segregation protein SMC, translating to MPYIEKIEMKGFKSYGNRKVVVPLSKGFTAIVGANGSGKSNIGDAVLFVLGGLSAKAMRATRISDLIFAGNKAEPPAKYAEVTMYFNNEDRGFPIDEDEVVIKRRVYPDGRSTYWLNGKRATRSEILDLLSAAMISPEGYNLVLQGDITKFIKMNPTERRLIIDEISGIAEYDAKKEKALEELKKAEENLARVDLLIKEVKKQLDKLEKERNDALRYLDLKEKVERARVSLLLGEIKRLELLIEESKNRDSEIEGEIENLESELKSLVKEIISKERELNEVERELEEKSEDGILEVTRKISEVKSKIEMAKRNIENARREIEEDQRRLSKAKDELKKVSEEIEKSRNAIVRWKKRREKLLAEIKEKETVRNSLVVRLGEIDRSYAVAREEFDKVVAELEEAKKEMYTREAEIEKFQGEIERLKSSITRANLRRNVLNDSIAKLKSEIDEKRSELSNIDGKMARIEARIRRAEKELEEKTKKLKKIEPELAKAKEELIKAEAQKEVRGNRAVEFLKRSNIPGLYGTLGELITVGDGKYALAVEVALGGNYDNVVVEDDKVAEKAIKLLKEKKLGRLTFLPLNKIKPRSMREKPSLGVPAMDVVQYDPRFRNAVAYALGDTLIVEDMDEARSVGIGKVRMVTLGGELLERSGAITGGHYRPRGRLGINVDEIKVRVERLEREKEALEAEVNSLKVEVNGLRNELFELRMKKSEISKDLQVLQRDLDRLLAEDKGLKDEIAESESLIEKLTAKIEESKGEMAKLRGRIERLEKKREKLRKALDNPEARELNAKIREIEGEIAKLKEELSRVESKLESLESRINDELLPRKADLEEEIEGLVNRINALQANIKENEEAIKKFEAELEELKKAEENVKGELKELRDKRERLRNEIVELRAKKDELSAKLQELRINANTLKIKMGQYEAELEEKRAQLKHHDPKLVKSIKPNEIPEPEELGKLKEQIEAMEEEIRSLEPVNMKAIEDFEVVERRYLELSSKREQVLAEKESIEDFIAEIEGQKREVFMRTLEAIARNFSELFAKLSPGGSAKLILENPEDPFAGGLEIEAKPAGKDVKRIEAMSGGEKALTALAFVFAIQRYKPAPFYLFDEIDAHLDDANVKRVADLIKESSQSSQFIVITLRDVMMANADKIIGVSMRNGISRVVSLSLEKAMKILEEARKRSDAEHREMFGHLEG from the coding sequence ATGCCATATATAGAGAAGATTGAAATGAAAGGCTTCAAATCTTACGGTAACAGGAAGGTTGTCGTTCCACTTTCCAAAGGGTTCACCGCCATCGTCGGTGCCAACGGTTCTGGGAAGAGCAACATCGGTGATGCAGTTCTCTTTGTTCTCGGCGGTCTTTCAGCCAAGGCTATGAGGGCGACGAGGATAAGCGACCTCATCTTTGCTGGAAACAAGGCAGAACCCCCTGCAAAATACGCCGAAGTGACGATGTACTTCAACAACGAGGACAGGGGCTTTCCGATCGACGAAGATGAGGTCGTGATAAAGAGGAGGGTCTATCCTGATGGCAGGAGCACGTACTGGCTGAACGGCAAAAGGGCCACGAGAAGTGAGATACTCGACCTCCTGAGCGCGGCCATGATCTCGCCCGAGGGCTACAACCTCGTCCTGCAGGGGGACATAACCAAGTTCATAAAGATGAACCCAACCGAGAGGAGGCTCATCATAGACGAAATATCCGGTATAGCTGAGTACGATGCGAAAAAGGAGAAGGCTCTTGAGGAGCTCAAGAAGGCTGAAGAGAACTTGGCCCGGGTTGATCTGCTCATAAAGGAGGTAAAGAAACAGCTCGATAAGCTGGAGAAAGAACGGAACGACGCTTTAAGATATCTTGACCTCAAGGAAAAGGTGGAGCGCGCCCGGGTCTCTCTGCTCCTCGGCGAGATAAAGAGGCTTGAACTTCTCATTGAGGAGAGCAAGAACAGGGACTCGGAGATTGAGGGGGAGATCGAGAACCTTGAATCGGAGCTAAAGTCCCTCGTGAAGGAGATAATATCCAAAGAAAGGGAGCTCAACGAGGTCGAGCGCGAGCTTGAGGAGAAGAGTGAGGACGGCATCCTTGAAGTCACCAGAAAGATCAGCGAGGTCAAGTCAAAGATAGAGATGGCAAAGAGGAACATAGAGAACGCCCGCCGCGAGATAGAGGAAGACCAGAGAAGGCTTTCCAAGGCAAAAGACGAACTCAAAAAGGTGTCAGAGGAAATAGAAAAGAGCAGAAACGCAATAGTCAGGTGGAAGAAGAGGCGGGAAAAGCTCCTGGCTGAAATCAAGGAGAAGGAAACCGTCAGGAACAGCCTCGTCGTCCGGCTCGGTGAGATAGACAGGAGCTACGCCGTCGCAAGGGAGGAGTTCGACAAGGTCGTCGCTGAGCTAGAAGAGGCAAAGAAAGAGATGTACACCCGGGAGGCAGAGATTGAAAAGTTTCAGGGAGAAATAGAGAGGTTGAAGTCCTCAATAACCCGTGCAAACCTCCGCAGGAACGTCCTCAACGACTCCATAGCGAAGTTGAAGTCTGAGATAGACGAAAAGCGGTCAGAACTTTCGAACATCGACGGAAAGATGGCTCGGATCGAGGCCAGGATAAGGAGGGCCGAGAAGGAGCTTGAAGAGAAGACCAAGAAGCTCAAAAAGATCGAACCCGAGCTTGCCAAAGCAAAAGAGGAGCTCATAAAGGCAGAGGCCCAGAAAGAGGTGAGGGGCAACCGTGCAGTTGAGTTCCTCAAGAGGAGCAACATCCCCGGCCTGTACGGAACCCTCGGCGAGCTGATAACCGTTGGAGATGGGAAGTACGCCCTGGCCGTCGAGGTTGCCCTTGGAGGGAACTACGACAACGTTGTGGTTGAAGACGATAAGGTCGCGGAGAAGGCCATTAAGCTGCTCAAGGAGAAGAAGCTCGGAAGGCTGACATTTCTCCCGCTCAACAAGATAAAACCCCGCTCGATGAGGGAAAAGCCCTCCCTTGGAGTCCCGGCTATGGACGTTGTTCAGTACGACCCGCGCTTCAGGAATGCTGTTGCCTACGCCCTTGGCGATACCCTGATCGTGGAGGACATGGACGAGGCCAGGAGCGTCGGCATCGGCAAAGTCAGAATGGTAACCCTCGGCGGCGAGTTGCTTGAGAGGAGCGGGGCGATAACGGGCGGTCACTACAGGCCGAGGGGCAGGCTTGGGATCAACGTCGATGAAATCAAGGTAAGGGTGGAGAGGCTTGAGCGCGAGAAGGAGGCCCTTGAGGCAGAGGTCAACTCGCTGAAGGTCGAGGTAAACGGCCTCAGAAACGAGCTGTTCGAGCTCAGAATGAAAAAGAGTGAGATCTCCAAGGATCTCCAAGTCCTCCAGCGCGACCTGGACAGGCTTCTGGCTGAGGACAAAGGCCTGAAAGACGAAATAGCGGAAAGCGAAAGCCTGATAGAAAAGCTAACTGCCAAAATTGAAGAGTCAAAGGGTGAAATGGCAAAGCTCCGGGGAAGGATTGAGAGGCTGGAGAAGAAGAGGGAGAAGCTCAGAAAGGCCCTTGACAACCCGGAGGCGAGAGAGCTCAATGCCAAGATACGGGAGATAGAAGGGGAAATAGCGAAGCTCAAGGAAGAGCTCAGCAGGGTGGAGAGCAAGCTCGAAAGCCTTGAGAGCAGGATAAACGATGAACTTCTTCCGAGAAAGGCTGACCTTGAGGAGGAGATAGAGGGGCTTGTCAACAGGATAAATGCCCTCCAGGCGAACATAAAGGAGAACGAAGAGGCGATAAAGAAGTTCGAGGCAGAGCTTGAGGAGCTCAAGAAGGCCGAGGAGAACGTAAAGGGCGAACTGAAGGAGCTGCGCGATAAGAGGGAACGCCTAAGGAACGAGATCGTTGAGCTCAGGGCCAAGAAAGACGAGCTAAGCGCGAAACTCCAGGAGCTGAGGATAAACGCCAACACCCTCAAGATAAAGATGGGCCAGTATGAGGCAGAGCTCGAAGAAAAGAGGGCCCAACTGAAGCACCACGATCCAAAGCTCGTTAAATCGATAAAGCCAAACGAGATCCCCGAGCCAGAAGAGCTCGGTAAGCTAAAGGAGCAGATCGAGGCAATGGAGGAAGAGATACGCTCCCTTGAGCCCGTGAACATGAAGGCAATCGAGGACTTTGAGGTCGTTGAAAGGCGCTACCTTGAACTGAGCAGCAAGCGCGAGCAGGTCTTGGCTGAGAAGGAGAGCATAGAGGACTTCATTGCGGAGATAGAAGGGCAGAAGAGAGAGGTCTTTATGAGGACACTTGAGGCGATAGCGAGGAACTTCTCTGAGCTGTTTGCCAAACTCTCACCCGGTGGGAGCGCAAAGCTCATCCTGGAGAACCCGGAGGATCCATTTGCCGGAGGCCTTGAGATCGAGGCGAAGCCCGCCGGCAAGGACGTCAAGAGGATAGAGGCCATGAGCGGTGGCGAGAAGGCCCTAACGGCCCTCGCCTTCGTCTTTGCGATACAGCGCTACAAGCCGGCCCCGTTCTACCTCTTCGACGAGATTGATGCACACCTCGACGACGCAAACGTCAAGCGCGTCGCCGACCTGATAAAAGAATCCTCCCAGTCGAGTCAGTTCATCGTCATAACCCTCAGGGACGTCATGATGGCCAACGCGGACAAGATAATCGGGGTGAGCATGAGGAACGGCATAAGCAGGGTCGTCTCCCTCAGCCTTGAAAAGGCCATGAAGATTCTGGAGGAAGCAAGAAAGAGAAGCGACGCTGAGCACAGAGAAATGTTCGGCCATCTGGAGGGCTGA
- a CDS encoding M55 family metallopeptidase — protein MRAFISLDLEGLPHVVSREHLFVKGALYAEARKIATEVVMAVARTLHDELGVDEVVVADSHGPMVNILVEEMPGYVKLTRGFPRPLSMVAGGKGADFAMFLGYHAKAGTAGATFDHTYSGATVDSLEVNGVEVSEALLNAYLLGEWGVPVAMVAGDKALIESDVKNHLPWAVGIPIKESFGRYSAMSPGMESVKELLRQGTIEAFRRLERGEVKPLKTKTPVEVKLRFLNSAHAEVAELLPFVERVDGKTVRFEAKSVEEVYKIFEVLVFAAAGITSIVNR, from the coding sequence ATGAGAGCATTTATCTCCCTAGACCTTGAGGGGCTCCCGCACGTTGTCAGCAGGGAGCACCTCTTCGTGAAGGGCGCCCTCTATGCCGAGGCCAGGAAGATAGCGACGGAAGTCGTGATGGCCGTCGCGAGGACGCTCCACGACGAGCTGGGTGTGGACGAGGTCGTCGTAGCAGACAGCCACGGGCCGATGGTGAACATCCTCGTGGAGGAAATGCCCGGCTACGTCAAGCTGACGAGGGGCTTCCCGAGGCCCCTAAGCATGGTCGCCGGAGGAAAGGGCGCGGACTTTGCGATGTTCCTCGGATACCACGCCAAAGCCGGTACCGCTGGCGCGACCTTCGACCACACCTACAGCGGGGCCACAGTTGACAGTCTTGAGGTGAACGGTGTCGAGGTCAGCGAGGCGCTCCTCAACGCTTACCTGCTCGGAGAGTGGGGCGTCCCCGTTGCCATGGTCGCCGGGGACAAAGCGTTGATAGAGAGCGACGTTAAGAACCACCTCCCGTGGGCCGTTGGCATCCCGATAAAGGAGAGCTTCGGCAGGTACTCCGCGATGAGCCCCGGGATGGAGAGCGTGAAAGAGCTCCTCCGCCAGGGGACGATTGAGGCATTCAGGCGCCTCGAGCGCGGAGAGGTTAAACCGCTGAAGACCAAAACACCGGTCGAGGTCAAGCTCCGCTTCCTCAACAGCGCCCACGCGGAAGTCGCTGAGCTACTTCCCTTTGTCGAGAGGGTTGACGGTAAGACCGTGCGCTTCGAAGCAAAGAGCGTCGAAGAGGTCTATAAGATCTTTGAGGTTCTCGTGTTCGCGGCCGCAGGAATCACTTCCATAGTGAACCGCTAA
- a CDS encoding DUF5658 family protein has protein sequence MSGKAKTYAFIFVVFAIVDALTTWFGVRMGFTEANAAIAERLEDSVLFFGSYAFFTALGVAVIALSIKLEKLNPAFKLVAIGMVVLKAIPAVNNVLLLAGISRPSVFLTTVEPLLKLASG, from the coding sequence ATGAGTGGGAAGGCAAAAACTTATGCGTTCATTTTTGTAGTGTTTGCAATTGTTGATGCACTTACGACGTGGTTCGGTGTAAGGATGGGATTTACCGAGGCCAACGCAGCGATAGCCGAAAGACTCGAAGATTCCGTCCTTTTCTTCGGTAGCTATGCCTTCTTCACGGCACTGGGCGTTGCTGTTATAGCCCTTTCAATCAAGCTGGAAAAGCTCAACCCAGCCTTCAAGCTCGTGGCGATTGGAATGGTGGTCCTCAAGGCGATCCCAGCGGTGAACAACGTTCTCCTCCTTGCGGGCATCTCAAGGCCAAGCGTCTTTCTCACGACAGTCGAGCCGCTGTTGAAACTGGCCTCAGGGTGA